A stretch of Choristoneura fumiferana chromosome 29, NRCan_CFum_1, whole genome shotgun sequence DNA encodes these proteins:
- the LOC141444235 gene encoding uncharacterized protein has protein sequence MEEDLKKLVAKRGYLKASLTRIFNAVDRADQEPLSPALAQTKIGRLRELFLSYQDINIEILCLNSADTENVGESEDKYAACLTKLSVISANTDASSRPVRHSQVSNIKLPSIDIDTFTGQYRDYTRFINIFTSMIHNNTTLDDVQRLYYLRNFVSGEPLDLIKNLPIFGESYTEALSILKDRYDNRNLIMSDHISQLLELAPSKPTAASLREFSAHVKQQVKALTCIHESVSHWDIILVHLLVKKLDPTTANAFQLNRDCKIEPTINEFVQFIEKRALALESVDQGTSKQCDNVVVNAAYQRDTERQMSMRQCIHSAPAATASSGQAVVGAT, from the exons ATGGAGGAAGATTTAAAGAAATTAGTCGCTAAGCGGGGCTATTTAAAGGCTAGCCTTACGAGGATTTTTAACGCAGTGGACAGGGCTGATCAAGAACCTTTATCTCCAGCGCTTGCGCAAACCAAAATAGGTAGGTTAAGAGAATTATTCCTTAGCTATCAAGACATAAACATTGAAATATTGTGTCTCAATTCCGCGGACACTGAAAATGTAGGCGAATCTGAGGACAAGTACGCGGCATGTTTAACCAAGCTAAGTGTAATCTCAGCGAACACAGACGCTAGTTCACGACCAGTGCGTCATAGCCAAGTGTCCAATATAAAATTGCCATCAATTGATATAGATACTTTCACAGGCCAATACCGCGATTACACTCGGTTTATAAATATCTTCACGTCAATGATACACAATAATACCACGCTCGATGATGTGCAACGACTGTATTATTTACGTAATTTTGTCAGCGGCGAACCTCTTGATCTTATAAAGAACCTACCAATTTTCGGCGAAAGTTATACTGAAGCACTATCGATTTTGAAGGACAGGTATGACAATAGAAACCTCATAATGAGTGACCACATTTCACAGTTATTGGAATTGGCACCTTCAAAACCGACAGCTGCTAGTCTGAGGGAATTTTCAGCACATGTTAAACAACAAGTAAAGGCATTAACATGCATACACGAGTCTGTCTCACATTGGGACATCATATTGGTGCATTTACTTGTGAAAAAACTTGATCCTACCACTGCTAATGCCTTTCAACTAAATAGAGACTGCAAAATAGAGCCGACTATTAATGAGTTTGTACAATTTATAGAGAAAAGAGCACTGGCACTGGAGAGTGTTGACCAAGGTACAAGTAAGCAATGCGACAATGTAGTCGTAAACGCAGCATACCAACGGGACACGGAGCGACAGATGAGCATGCGTCAATGTATACACT CTGCTCCTGCCGCAACAGCCAGCTCTGGCCAGGCAGTCGTCGGCGCAACATAG